In Crinalium epipsammum PCC 9333, the following are encoded in one genomic region:
- the mtnA gene encoding S-methyl-5-thioribose-1-phosphate isomerase, with amino-acid sequence MITLSTNQVYPVIWKEDRVLLIDQNKLPTEYTFVEISRSDDMAQAIKTMIVRGAPAIGVAAAYGMYLGAREIETDNRDEFLTRLEQVAQMLRQTRPTAVNLFWAIAQMQKTASQTIGSVDYLKQVMLETAKKINAEDIQTCQAIGDAGLKVLPSKPDKLCLLTHCNAGALATAGYGTALGVVRSAWRAERLARVYADETRPRLQGARLTSWECVQEGIPVTVITDNMAAHCMKQGLIDAVVVGADRIAANGDTANKIGTYSLAIVAKAHNVPFFVAAPLSTIDFELDNGNKIPIEERHPSEIYQIGDTVICPTGVEFYNPAFDVTPAELISAIITEHGAVPPNQLKQFQSN; translated from the coding sequence ATGATTACACTTAGTACGAATCAGGTATATCCCGTTATTTGGAAAGAAGATCGAGTTTTATTAATTGACCAAAATAAGTTGCCAACTGAGTATACATTTGTGGAAATTAGTCGCAGCGACGATATGGCGCAAGCGATTAAAACTATGATTGTCCGAGGCGCACCTGCAATTGGGGTTGCAGCAGCTTATGGGATGTATTTAGGGGCGCGGGAAATTGAAACAGATAACCGAGATGAGTTTTTAACTCGTCTCGAACAAGTTGCCCAAATGTTAAGGCAAACTCGTCCGACAGCAGTTAATTTGTTTTGGGCGATCGCACAGATGCAAAAAACCGCATCTCAAACTATAGGATCAGTAGACTATCTCAAGCAGGTAATGCTTGAAACTGCTAAAAAAATCAACGCTGAAGACATCCAAACTTGTCAAGCGATCGGCGATGCAGGATTAAAAGTTTTACCCAGCAAACCAGATAAATTGTGCCTATTAACTCACTGCAACGCAGGAGCATTAGCCACTGCTGGTTATGGTACAGCCTTGGGTGTTGTGCGTTCTGCTTGGCGTGCAGAGCGTTTAGCAAGGGTTTATGCTGATGAAACCCGCCCCCGCTTACAAGGAGCTAGGCTAACATCTTGGGAATGTGTACAAGAAGGAATTCCTGTTACAGTTATTACCGATAATATGGCGGCTCATTGCATGAAGCAAGGTTTAATTGATGCTGTCGTTGTAGGTGCCGATCGCATTGCCGCTAATGGTGATACTGCTAATAAAATAGGCACATATAGTTTAGCCATTGTTGCTAAAGCTCATAATGTTCCTTTCTTTGTTGCTGCGCCTTTATCTACAATTGATTTTGAATTAGATAACGGCAATAAAATTCCCATTGAAGAACGTCACCCATCCGAAATTTATCAAATTGGCGATACTGTTATTTGTCCAACTGGCGTAGAATTTTACAACCCAGCTTTTGATGTTACCCCTGCTGAATTAATCTCAGCAATTATTACAGAACATGGGGCAGTACCACCCAATCAATTAAAACAATTTCAGAGCAATTAA